One Thiohalomonas denitrificans DNA window includes the following coding sequences:
- a CDS encoding heavy metal translocating P-type ATPase, with translation MQEHRLSVGGMSCAGCVASVEKALNAVPGVETASVSFAEHAAQVSGRVDADTLIKAVVDAGYEAAEVKDLDREQEEREAAEREAYRGRFRKAGVAALVGTPLMVGEMAGWFPAIADAPLFWLLIAAVAGATMYYAGRHFFIGAWKQFRHHNANMDTLIAMGTGAAWLYSLAITLFPDSVPSIAQHAYYEAAVFIIAFINFGQALEMRARSRTSEAIKRLIGLQPKTARVVREGKELDVPIIEVGVEESVRVRPGERIPVDGVVIDGQSSVDEAMLTGEPLPVEKRIGDEVVGGTINKTGSFLYQAKRIGKDTVLACIIDMVRQAQASKPAIGRLVDRVAGVFVPSVMIVAVFTFLAWLNWGPDPRISFAIVATVTVLIIACPCALGLATPISIMIGVGKAAQYGVLIRNGEALQQAGKLTTIVLDKTGTVTEGRPTVTSVVPTEGWEEDELLHAAASVEAGSEHPLAQAIVEAAKERGMQPEAVEGFAALSGRGVSAEWRGQTVLFGNLRLMGEQGVGLGGLESRFGELAAEAQTPMLLAVAGRAAGIITVADPVKSDSAGAVSRLKREGLKVVMITGDYQAAADAVGRQVGIDQVIAEVLPEHKSDAVAKLQAEGEIVGMVGDGINDAPALARANVGFAIGSGTDVAIESADVTLMRGSLHGVADAIAISQATVRNIKQNLFGAFIYNTLGIPVAAGVLYPFIGLLLNPMIAGAAMAASSVTVVTNANRLRFFRAGEDSK, from the coding sequence ATTCAGGAACATCGCCTTTCGGTGGGCGGTATGAGTTGCGCCGGTTGCGTCGCCTCGGTCGAGAAGGCCCTGAATGCGGTCCCGGGCGTGGAGACGGCCTCCGTCAGTTTCGCCGAGCATGCCGCCCAGGTGAGCGGGAGGGTGGATGCCGACACCTTGATCAAGGCTGTGGTCGACGCAGGCTATGAAGCGGCCGAGGTCAAGGACCTGGATCGGGAACAGGAGGAGCGCGAGGCTGCGGAACGCGAAGCCTATCGCGGCCGGTTCCGTAAAGCTGGAGTAGCGGCGCTGGTAGGTACCCCGCTGATGGTGGGGGAGATGGCCGGCTGGTTTCCCGCGATCGCCGATGCGCCCCTGTTCTGGCTGCTGATTGCGGCAGTGGCAGGGGCCACCATGTACTATGCGGGACGGCACTTCTTTATTGGTGCCTGGAAGCAGTTCCGCCACCACAATGCCAACATGGACACCCTCATCGCCATGGGCACCGGGGCGGCGTGGCTCTACTCGCTGGCGATTACGCTGTTTCCAGACAGTGTCCCTTCCATAGCCCAGCACGCCTACTACGAAGCAGCAGTATTTATCATCGCCTTCATCAACTTCGGGCAGGCGCTGGAGATGCGGGCGCGAAGCCGCACCTCGGAGGCCATCAAACGGCTCATTGGCCTGCAACCGAAAACGGCCCGGGTGGTCCGTGAGGGGAAAGAGCTGGATGTGCCCATCATCGAGGTGGGGGTGGAAGAGTCTGTCCGGGTTCGCCCTGGCGAGCGCATCCCGGTCGATGGGGTGGTAATCGATGGCCAATCGAGCGTCGATGAGGCCATGCTCACCGGTGAGCCGTTGCCGGTGGAAAAGCGAATCGGGGATGAGGTGGTGGGTGGCACCATCAACAAGACCGGCTCCTTCCTCTATCAGGCCAAACGCATCGGCAAGGATACCGTTCTGGCGTGTATCATCGATATGGTGCGCCAGGCGCAGGCCAGTAAACCGGCCATCGGGCGGCTGGTGGACCGGGTGGCTGGGGTATTTGTCCCCTCGGTCATGATCGTTGCTGTGTTCACCTTCCTGGCCTGGCTGAACTGGGGTCCGGATCCGCGGATCTCGTTCGCCATCGTCGCTACCGTGACGGTGTTGATTATCGCCTGTCCCTGTGCGCTGGGGCTCGCCACCCCGATTTCCATCATGATCGGGGTCGGCAAGGCGGCCCAGTACGGAGTCCTGATTCGAAACGGCGAGGCGCTGCAGCAGGCCGGGAAACTCACCACGATCGTCCTTGACAAGACCGGTACCGTGACCGAAGGGCGCCCCACGGTGACCTCGGTAGTACCAACAGAGGGCTGGGAGGAGGATGAGCTGCTGCACGCGGCCGCCTCCGTGGAAGCCGGTTCCGAGCATCCGCTTGCCCAGGCCATCGTCGAGGCCGCCAAGGAGCGCGGCATGCAACCGGAAGCGGTCGAAGGTTTTGCGGCCCTCTCCGGGCGTGGTGTTAGCGCCGAATGGCGCGGTCAAACCGTACTGTTTGGCAACCTGCGCCTGATGGGAGAGCAGGGAGTGGGTTTGGGCGGACTTGAAAGCCGTTTCGGCGAACTGGCGGCCGAGGCACAGACGCCGATGCTGCTGGCGGTCGCCGGTCGGGCGGCCGGTATCATCACCGTCGCCGACCCCGTCAAGAGTGACTCGGCCGGGGCGGTAAGCCGCCTCAAACGCGAGGGTCTGAAGGTCGTGATGATTACCGGCGATTACCAGGCAGCGGCCGATGCGGTGGGTCGCCAGGTGGGCATCGATCAGGTGATTGCCGAGGTCCTGCCCGAGCACAAGTCCGATGCCGTTGCAAAGCTTCAGGCGGAGGGTGAAATTGTCGGCATGGTGGGTGACGGCATCAATGATGCCCCGGCCCTGGCCCGTGCCAACGTGGGCTTCGCCATCGGTTCGGGCACCGATGTGGCCATCGAAAGCGCCGACGTCACCCTGATGCGCGGCTCCCTCCACGGCGTCGCCGATGCCATTGCAATCTCCCAGGCCACAGTGCGAAATATCAAACAGAACCTGTTCGGGGCGTTTATCTACAATACTCTGGGTATTCCCGTGGCCGCCGGTGTGCTCTACCCCTTCATCGGTCTGCTGCTCAACCCGATGATTGCCGGTGCTGCCATGGCCGCCTCCTCGGTTACCGTGGTCACCAACGCCAATCGGCTGCGCTTTTTCCGCGCCGGGGAGGACTCGAAATGA
- a CDS encoding alanine/glycine:cation symporter family protein gives MESLENALVAFAGFVWGMPLVILLVGGGVFFLLYSRLLPYRHFRHAIAILRGRYDDPGDPGHIVHFQALTTALSGTLGMGNIAGVAVAITMGGPGAIFWMWITAVVGIATKFFTASLAIMYRGRDSLGHLQGGPMYVVREGLGRRWLPLAGLFALAGLFGTLPVFQVNQLVQIVREVVAIPNGWTSEADHFGFDLTLGVLIAAVVLAVILGNIQRVGRVTSRLVPAMVLFYMALTVWVLFDNAGAIPGAFALILEDAFSGQSVAGGAVGTVILMGVRRGAFSNEAGIGTESMAHGAAKTNEPIREGLVAMLGPVIDTLIVCTCTALAILTTGVWQGSEADGVSLTASAFEHALPGTGAYLLTIMVLFLSLSTIFSFWYYGSKCLGFLAGAERQHHYVWIYTGLVLLGAVGSLELVISLIDGMYGLMAIPTMTSALLLAPRVRAATADYFARHPRERRALD, from the coding sequence ATGGAATCACTGGAAAACGCCCTGGTCGCATTCGCCGGGTTTGTCTGGGGCATGCCGCTGGTTATTCTGCTGGTCGGGGGCGGCGTGTTCTTTCTGCTCTACTCCCGCCTGCTGCCCTACCGGCACTTTCGGCACGCCATCGCCATCCTGCGCGGCCGCTACGACGACCCCGGCGACCCGGGTCACATCGTACACTTCCAGGCGCTCACCACCGCCCTCTCCGGCACCCTCGGGATGGGCAACATTGCCGGGGTTGCCGTGGCAATCACCATGGGAGGGCCGGGCGCCATCTTCTGGATGTGGATCACGGCCGTGGTCGGGATCGCCACCAAGTTCTTCACCGCCTCGCTGGCCATCATGTACCGGGGGCGGGACAGTCTCGGCCACCTCCAGGGTGGCCCCATGTATGTAGTCCGCGAGGGGCTGGGGCGGCGCTGGCTGCCACTGGCCGGACTCTTCGCACTGGCGGGGCTGTTCGGGACACTACCGGTCTTTCAGGTCAATCAGCTGGTGCAGATCGTCCGCGAGGTGGTGGCGATACCGAACGGCTGGACCTCCGAGGCGGACCACTTCGGCTTTGACCTCACCCTCGGGGTGCTGATCGCAGCGGTGGTGCTCGCCGTAATTCTGGGCAACATCCAGCGGGTGGGGAGGGTCACCTCACGGCTGGTGCCCGCAATGGTACTGTTCTACATGGCCCTGACGGTATGGGTGCTCTTCGATAATGCCGGCGCGATTCCCGGTGCCTTTGCGCTGATCCTGGAGGATGCCTTCAGCGGCCAGTCGGTGGCGGGCGGCGCGGTCGGGACGGTGATCCTGATGGGGGTGCGGCGCGGCGCCTTCTCCAACGAGGCGGGCATCGGCACCGAGTCCATGGCCCACGGCGCCGCGAAGACCAATGAGCCGATCCGCGAGGGGCTCGTGGCGATGCTGGGGCCGGTCATCGATACCCTGATCGTCTGCACCTGCACTGCACTGGCCATTCTTACCACCGGCGTCTGGCAGGGTAGCGAGGCGGACGGCGTGAGCCTCACGGCCAGCGCCTTCGAACATGCCCTTCCAGGGACTGGCGCCTATCTGTTGACCATCATGGTGCTATTCCTGTCGCTCTCGACCATATTCAGCTTCTGGTACTACGGCAGCAAGTGCCTGGGCTTTCTGGCGGGTGCCGAGCGCCAGCACCACTACGTCTGGATCTATACGGGACTGGTGCTGCTCGGTGCGGTGGGGTCGCTCGAACTGGTAATCAGCCTGATCGACGGCATGTACGGGCTGATGGCCATTCCGACCATGACCTCAGCGCTGTTACTTGCGCCCAGGGTCAGGGCCGCCACAGCTGACTATTTTGCCCGCCACCCCAGAGAGAGGAGAGCCCTCGATTGA
- a CDS encoding CopD family protein, with protein MSIMLALHVLAVIVWVGGMFFAHQVLRPVAAVELEPPERQVLWNGVFRRFFAWVWAAVILILVTGYWLIFAVYGGMANVGVYVHIMNGIGLVMIALFVFLFFVPYRGFRQAVAERRWPDGKQHLDRIRAIVGINLLLGLITAAIGSGGRLF; from the coding sequence ATGAGCATTATGCTCGCACTACACGTCCTGGCCGTTATCGTTTGGGTGGGCGGGATGTTTTTTGCCCACCAGGTCTTGCGCCCGGTGGCCGCAGTGGAGCTTGAGCCACCCGAACGGCAGGTTCTCTGGAATGGTGTATTCCGGCGCTTCTTCGCCTGGGTCTGGGCGGCGGTCATCCTGATTCTGGTGACGGGATACTGGCTTATTTTTGCCGTCTATGGAGGCATGGCGAACGTGGGCGTATACGTCCACATCATGAACGGCATCGGCCTGGTGATGATCGCGCTGTTCGTCTTTCTGTTTTTCGTCCCGTACCGCGGCTTCAGGCAGGCGGTGGCCGAACGCCGCTGGCCCGACGGCAAACAGCATCTGGACCGTATCCGCGCCATCGTCGGCATCAACCTCCTGCTGGGCCTCATCACCGCTGCGATCGGCAGCGGGGGACGCCTTTTCTAG
- the ubiU gene encoding ubiquinone anaerobic biosynthesis protein UbiU, translated as MNNKVELVCPAGSFPALRAAVDNGADAVYMGFRDGTNARNFPGLNFDERQARRGIEYARSKGAKVLLALNTYPQPQTWGTWTHAVDMAADLGVDALILADAGLMRYAATTHPDLRLHLSVQGSATSYEAIEFYREQFNIQRVVLPRVLSMPQVRRVLQNTSAEIEVFAFGSLCVMVEGRCYLSSYATGESPNTCGACSPAKSVEWSETSRGREVRLGGVLIDTYKPEESAGYPVLCKGRYLINDDLRYAMEEPTSLSVLDILPELVRMGVSAVKIEGRQRSPAYVAQVTRVMRQALDACQADPDSFVPRNDWVAALDKMAEGSTHTLGALERQWQ; from the coding sequence ATGAACAACAAGGTCGAACTGGTCTGCCCGGCAGGCAGTTTCCCGGCCCTGCGCGCAGCGGTCGACAACGGTGCCGACGCGGTGTACATGGGCTTTCGTGACGGAACAAACGCCCGTAATTTTCCCGGGCTGAACTTCGACGAGCGTCAGGCCCGCCGTGGCATTGAGTACGCACGAAGCAAGGGCGCCAAGGTGTTGCTGGCGCTGAACACCTATCCCCAGCCGCAGACCTGGGGTACCTGGACCCATGCCGTGGATATGGCTGCGGATCTGGGGGTCGATGCCCTCATTCTGGCTGATGCCGGGTTGATGCGCTATGCCGCCACCACCCATCCCGACCTGCGTCTGCACCTTTCCGTACAGGGTTCCGCTACCAGTTACGAGGCCATCGAATTCTATCGGGAACAGTTCAATATCCAGCGGGTGGTGCTGCCCCGGGTGCTGTCGATGCCCCAGGTGCGCCGGGTTCTCCAAAACACCAGTGCGGAGATCGAGGTTTTCGCCTTCGGGTCGCTCTGCGTCATGGTGGAGGGGCGCTGTTACCTCTCCTCCTATGCCACCGGCGAATCCCCCAATACCTGTGGTGCATGCTCTCCGGCCAAATCGGTCGAGTGGTCCGAAACGTCCCGGGGGCGCGAAGTCCGGCTTGGCGGCGTGCTGATCGATACCTATAAGCCTGAAGAAAGCGCCGGCTATCCGGTGCTCTGCAAGGGCCGCTATCTGATTAATGACGATCTGCGCTACGCCATGGAGGAGCCCACCTCGCTGTCGGTGCTCGACATTCTTCCGGAACTGGTACGGATGGGGGTCTCCGCAGTGAAGATCGAGGGCCGCCAGCGCAGCCCCGCCTACGTGGCGCAGGTCACGCGGGTAATGCGTCAGGCACTCGATGCCTGTCAGGCGGACCCTGACAGTTTCGTTCCCCGCAACGACTGGGTTGCCGCCCTGGACAAAATGGCCGAAGGCAGTACCCATACCCTGGGCGCCCTCGAGCGTCAGTGGCAGTAA
- a CDS encoding TIGR01212 family radical SAM protein (This family includes YhcC from E. coli K-12, an uncharacterized radical SAM protein.) — MALSDYVNMFGQWLIARYGERVHKVSVDADFTCPNRDGSKGIGGCTFCNNSSFSPNSRRQSVPVAEQIAAGQEVIGRRTRAKKFLAYFQAYTNTYAELEYLKGLYDEALHQPGVIGLSVGTRPDCVPEDVLDLLADYQAQGKEVWLELGLQSAFDSSLERVNRGHGFAEYRETLHAARARGLPVCTHLILGLPGETAWHSRVTLERVLEEGVDGLKLHPLHVVKGTALANEWRRGEYRPWGFEQYIETAADLIEMTPPEVVYHRVTGTASKKILLAPEWCNWKWRVLNAIEHELARRGTGQGQDGPKQTAGAERA; from the coding sequence ATGGCACTTTCGGATTACGTCAACATGTTCGGCCAGTGGCTCATCGCCCGCTATGGCGAACGCGTCCACAAGGTGTCGGTGGATGCGGACTTCACCTGTCCCAACCGTGACGGTTCCAAGGGTATCGGTGGCTGTACCTTCTGTAACAACAGCTCTTTCAGTCCCAACAGCCGGCGGCAATCCGTGCCGGTTGCCGAGCAGATCGCCGCTGGACAGGAGGTCATCGGCCGGAGGACCCGCGCCAAAAAGTTTCTCGCCTATTTCCAGGCCTATACCAACACGTATGCCGAGCTCGAGTATCTCAAAGGCCTCTATGACGAGGCCCTTCATCAGCCCGGGGTCATCGGCCTTTCGGTAGGAACGCGGCCCGATTGCGTGCCGGAGGATGTGCTCGACCTGTTGGCCGATTATCAGGCTCAGGGGAAGGAGGTTTGGCTGGAACTGGGCCTCCAGTCCGCCTTCGACAGCAGTCTGGAGCGGGTCAATCGTGGTCACGGCTTCGCCGAATATCGCGAAACGCTGCACGCCGCGCGTGCGCGCGGTCTGCCGGTCTGCACCCACCTGATCCTCGGACTCCCGGGTGAAACCGCCTGGCACAGCCGGGTGACACTGGAACGGGTGCTGGAGGAGGGCGTCGATGGACTCAAGCTCCACCCCCTGCATGTGGTCAAAGGTACCGCCCTGGCAAACGAGTGGCGGCGGGGTGAGTACCGGCCCTGGGGGTTCGAGCAGTACATCGAGACTGCAGCGGACCTCATCGAGATGACCCCGCCTGAGGTGGTGTATCATCGCGTCACCGGCACTGCATCAAAGAAAATCCTGCTAGCGCCCGAGTGGTGCAACTGGAAATGGCGGGTACTGAATGCAATCGAACATGAACTGGCGCGTCGGGGGACGGGCCAGGGCCAGGACGGGCCGAAGCAAACCGCGGGGGCGGAAAGGGCTTAG
- a CDS encoding 2OG-Fe(II) oxygenase, translating to MDLEPCQAVVDALADRGWGTFPGFVEREEVRELARECRTQWDAGGFRHAGVGRGEVLHVNADVRTDHIMWLDPEFATPAQLRWHGRLEKLRLAINRDLYLGLADYEGHFAIYPPGSFYRRHRDQFRENELRTITTILYLNEDWRLDDGGQLRLYLQSGEESPYVDILPEAGTLVSFLSGTFLHEVLPAGRQRMSLTGWYRKRI from the coding sequence TTGGACCTTGAACCCTGTCAGGCGGTAGTGGATGCCCTGGCAGATCGGGGGTGGGGCACCTTTCCCGGTTTCGTGGAGCGAGAAGAGGTGCGGGAACTGGCGAGGGAGTGCCGAACCCAGTGGGATGCCGGAGGTTTTCGCCATGCCGGAGTCGGGCGGGGCGAGGTCCTTCATGTCAACGCTGATGTGCGCACGGATCACATCATGTGGCTCGATCCTGAATTCGCCACCCCGGCCCAGCTTCGCTGGCATGGGCGTCTGGAGAAGCTGAGGCTGGCCATCAACCGCGACCTCTATCTTGGGCTCGCCGATTACGAGGGACACTTCGCGATCTATCCGCCTGGCAGTTTCTACAGGCGCCACCGGGACCAGTTCAGGGAGAACGAGCTGCGCACCATCACTACCATTCTCTACCTCAACGAGGACTGGAGATTGGACGATGGGGGCCAACTACGCCTCTATCTGCAGTCCGGCGAAGAGAGCCCCTACGTCGATATCCTGCCCGAGGCCGGTACACTGGTCAGCTTCCTCTCAGGCACATTCCTCCACGAAGTCCTCCCGGCCGGACGCCAACGAATGAGCCTGACCGGGTGGTACCGAAAACGGATATAG
- a CDS encoding Lrp/AsnC family transcriptional regulator yields MVTAIVLVKAERMRVNDVAAELAEIEGISEVYSVGGRYDLVVMIRVRSNEAMADVVTNHMLKVDGIIETETMPAFRTQSRHDLETMFSIGMDE; encoded by the coding sequence ATGGTTACGGCAATCGTACTGGTCAAGGCGGAGCGCATGCGGGTCAACGATGTGGCCGCCGAACTGGCGGAGATTGAGGGTATCAGCGAGGTCTACTCCGTCGGCGGCCGTTATGACCTGGTGGTGATGATTCGCGTTCGCAGCAATGAAGCCATGGCCGACGTGGTGACCAATCACATGCTCAAGGTCGACGGCATCATCGAAACGGAAACCATGCCCGCCTTCCGTACCCAGTCCCGGCATGACCTTGAAACCATGTTTTCCATCGGCATGGACGAGTAG
- a CDS encoding TatD family nuclease-associated radical SAM protein, producing MQATPQYREEPHDIIAYELHGNGYLNITSRCTLRCSFCPKHQKTWEVQEYDLRLHREPSVEEVLEAVGNPAKYKSVVFCGLGEPTQRLDALLEIARTLKRQGALIRVNTDGLASLINGRDVTPEMAEAVDSVSISMNAQDAELYERHCRPKRQGTFGAMLDFALRARESGIDVTMTAIDGLPGVDIGACERLARQLEVKFRRRVLDVVG from the coding sequence ATGCAGGCTACCCCGCAGTATAGAGAAGAGCCGCACGACATCATAGCCTATGAGCTGCACGGTAACGGCTATCTGAATATCACCAGCCGCTGCACGCTGCGTTGCTCCTTCTGCCCCAAACACCAGAAGACCTGGGAAGTGCAGGAGTATGACCTGCGCCTGCACCGTGAGCCCTCGGTGGAAGAGGTTCTGGAGGCGGTCGGCAATCCGGCGAAGTACAAAAGCGTTGTCTTCTGCGGGCTTGGCGAGCCGACCCAGCGCCTTGATGCCTTGCTGGAGATCGCCCGGACACTCAAGCGTCAGGGGGCCCTGATACGGGTCAATACGGACGGATTGGCCAGTCTGATCAATGGTCGTGACGTCACCCCGGAGATGGCCGAGGCGGTGGACTCCGTTTCCATCTCCATGAATGCACAGGACGCAGAACTCTACGAACGGCACTGCCGTCCCAAGCGCCAGGGTACCTTCGGGGCGATGCTGGATTTCGCCCTTCGTGCCCGGGAGAGTGGCATTGATGTCACCATGACCGCCATTGACGGGTTGCCGGGCGTCGATATTGGCGCCTGTGAACGCCTCGCCCGTCAGCTCGAGGTCAAATTCCGCCGCCGCGTCCTCGACGTGGTTGGTTGA
- the ubiT gene encoding ubiquinone anaerobic biosynthesis accessory factor UbiT has protein sequence MKPPMLPLSLFLKAVPNTLHSEVLGHLFNHLLKGQWMAEQLEELQGKRVCIAITDTGTRLRFRIQDRRFRRQPGPDINENWDVRISGNLADFWLLATRAEDPDTLFFGRRLAIEGETETGLYIKNMLDALDFDWDAHLQAVLGPRLAPRLQRLLQTTGIDRRIRRLTGQPQI, from the coding sequence GTGAAACCACCGATGCTGCCGCTCAGCCTTTTCCTCAAGGCCGTGCCGAATACACTCCACAGTGAAGTACTGGGACACTTGTTCAACCACCTGCTCAAGGGGCAGTGGATGGCCGAACAACTCGAAGAGCTGCAGGGCAAACGGGTCTGTATTGCCATTACCGACACCGGCACCCGGCTCCGGTTCCGAATCCAGGACCGGCGTTTCAGGCGCCAGCCGGGTCCGGACATCAACGAAAACTGGGATGTCCGCATCAGCGGCAACCTGGCCGATTTCTGGCTGCTCGCCACGCGCGCCGAAGACCCCGATACCCTCTTCTTCGGCCGCCGCCTCGCCATCGAAGGCGAGACCGAAACCGGGCTCTACATCAAGAACATGCTCGACGCACTCGACTTCGACTGGGACGCCCACCTGCAAGCCGTGCTCGGCCCCCGCCTTGCCCCGCGTCTCCAGCGCCTGCTGCAGACCACCGGCATCGACCGACGCATCCGCCGCCTTACGGGCCAGCCGCAGATCTAA
- a CDS encoding Lrp/AsnC family transcriptional regulator: MENAVVLLKVDQNRIDAIADRISRLPGVDQVHAVAGIYDLVALIKATTAEGVDNLVNRHMAKISGVHEAHTLAAERTFTRRDVDPLYSGGLGP, encoded by the coding sequence ATGGAAAACGCAGTCGTATTGTTGAAGGTGGACCAGAATCGCATCGATGCCATTGCCGATCGTATTTCGCGACTGCCGGGGGTCGACCAGGTCCATGCCGTCGCGGGCATCTACGACCTGGTCGCGCTCATCAAAGCCACCACGGCAGAGGGCGTGGACAACCTCGTGAACAGGCACATGGCGAAGATATCCGGAGTTCACGAGGCCCATACCCTGGCTGCCGAACGGACCTTTACTCGACGGGATGTGGACCCGCTCTATTCAGGTGGGCTCGGGCCTTAG
- a CDS encoding U32 family peptidase translates to MKLSLGPLLYFWPLEDVRAFYREAAGWPVDTVYLGEVVCSKRRPPKLEDWLAIGEELADAGKEVVLSTLALIEAESELITLRKIVENGRFSVEANDWGAVRLCAKHEIPFTAGPHLNVYNQETLVLLAGLGAQRWVMPVELPRETLAAMQAGRPEGMETEVFAFGRMPLAFSARCFTARAHNLPKDDCQLRCIDYEDGLVMRSQDEQPFLTINGIQTQSDTTADLIAEIPDMQSLDVDVVRLSPQAHHMGHIATVFHAVMAGELSPEAAVQKTTRLTAGTPCNGYWHGKAGMNWTAPDLETVGE, encoded by the coding sequence ATGAAGCTTTCCTTGGGTCCTCTGTTGTATTTCTGGCCGCTGGAGGATGTGCGGGCCTTTTACCGGGAAGCCGCCGGCTGGCCGGTGGATACGGTCTATCTGGGTGAGGTGGTCTGCTCCAAGCGGCGACCGCCGAAGCTCGAGGACTGGCTGGCCATCGGTGAGGAACTGGCTGATGCAGGCAAGGAGGTGGTGCTGTCGACGCTGGCACTCATCGAGGCAGAGTCTGAACTCATCACGCTTCGCAAGATCGTGGAAAATGGCCGCTTCAGCGTGGAAGCCAACGACTGGGGCGCGGTACGCCTGTGTGCCAAACACGAAATCCCTTTCACCGCCGGGCCGCACCTGAACGTCTACAACCAGGAAACCCTCGTACTGCTTGCCGGGCTCGGCGCGCAGCGCTGGGTCATGCCGGTGGAGTTGCCGAGGGAGACGCTGGCAGCGATGCAGGCCGGTCGTCCGGAAGGCATGGAGACCGAGGTTTTTGCCTTTGGCCGTATGCCGCTCGCCTTTTCGGCGCGCTGTTTCACCGCCCGGGCCCACAATCTTCCCAAGGATGACTGCCAGCTGCGCTGCATCGACTACGAAGACGGTCTGGTAATGCGCTCCCAGGACGAGCAGCCGTTCCTGACCATCAACGGCATACAGACCCAGTCCGATACCACCGCAGACCTGATCGCCGAAATCCCGGACATGCAGTCGCTGGATGTCGATGTGGTGCGACTCTCCCCCCAGGCGCACCACATGGGCCACATCGCCACTGTTTTCCACGCGGTGATGGCCGGCGAGCTCTCTCCGGAAGCGGCGGTACAAAAAACCACCCGGTTGACCGCCGGCACCCCCTGCAACGGCTACTGGCACGGCAAGGCGGGCATGAACTGGACCGCCCCGGATCTCGAAACGGTCGGGGAGTAA
- the djlA gene encoding co-chaperone DjlA, with protein sequence MSWWGKVLGTAFGFALGGPLGALLGTVVGHQFDKGLKLVTGQTMDREQIQMAFFTATFSVMGRLAKADGRVSRQEISFAQAVMQQMALQPEQKQVAIDLFRQGKEDDFDLEGVLEQFRSVVGRRSTLMRMFLEIQLQAAYADGALHAAERELLIEIFRLLGFSRAEFAHLDAMTRAARDFAGRGPGAAGGMGRAPRKDLVKEAYEVLGVKADASDAEIKRAYRRLMSQHHPDKLVSRGLPEEMMKIATEKTQEIKNAYEMIKETRGTR encoded by the coding sequence ATGAGTTGGTGGGGTAAGGTGCTCGGCACGGCCTTTGGTTTTGCCCTTGGCGGCCCTCTGGGTGCGCTGCTGGGCACCGTGGTGGGGCACCAGTTCGACAAGGGACTGAAGCTGGTCACCGGTCAGACCATGGATCGCGAGCAGATCCAGATGGCGTTCTTTACGGCGACCTTTTCCGTCATGGGGCGCCTTGCCAAGGCCGATGGCCGGGTCAGCAGGCAGGAGATCAGTTTCGCCCAGGCAGTGATGCAGCAGATGGCGCTGCAGCCCGAACAGAAGCAGGTGGCCATCGATCTGTTCCGGCAGGGCAAGGAGGATGATTTCGACCTGGAAGGTGTGCTGGAACAGTTCCGGTCAGTGGTCGGGCGTCGCTCCACGCTGATGCGCATGTTTCTCGAGATCCAGCTTCAGGCCGCCTATGCCGACGGTGCACTGCATGCCGCGGAACGGGAATTGTTGATCGAGATCTTCCGCTTGCTGGGCTTTTCCCGGGCCGAATTCGCGCATCTCGACGCCATGACGCGGGCTGCCCGCGATTTCGCCGGGCGTGGCCCCGGTGCCGCCGGCGGAATGGGACGGGCGCCTCGCAAGGACCTCGTAAAAGAGGCGTACGAAGTGCTGGGCGTCAAAGCCGACGCATCCGATGCCGAGATCAAACGCGCCTACCGTCGCCTGATGAGCCAGCACCATCCGGACAAGCTGGTCTCCCGCGGACTGCCCGAAGAGATGATGAAGATCGCCACAGAGAAGACGCAGGAGATTAAAAACGCCTACGAAATGATCAAGGAGACGCGGGGCACCCGTTGA